In a single window of the Cydia amplana chromosome 4, ilCydAmpl1.1, whole genome shotgun sequence genome:
- the LOC134647310 gene encoding tyrosine-protein kinase Dnt isoform X2 gives MSSRTFVLPYSLNVEVVSHADAMHPPTFNITREGFVPTEPRTWKIDLPCTHTVAAEVDITISLNVSMGSTSTTLHFRRRKICLKEAPRPAVRVDSVAQAPTSADIFYAGAGCAGAAILIAAVAAAACRARARKLRRARSDEQDAHAFLPDSSCKSAASYTSYRRPTSIPAAAAEERARDLQQRIAELTIQRCRVRLRSVAMEGTFGRVYKGTYADEEAREQEVLVKTVAEHASQVQVSLLLQEGCMLYGLRHERVLSVLGVSIEDQTAPFLLYPWGATWRNLKQFLLACRGVTVGGAAGSAPPPPPLTTQHVVRMALHALDGLAFLHSQHVLHKDIAARNCIVDENLRVMIADNALSRDLFPADYHCLGDNENRPIKWLALEALSKRQFSPAADVWALGVLLWELTTLAHQPYAEVDPFEVAAYLRDGYRLQQPANCPDELFAVMAYCWAMSPDDRPTLPQLQIFLRDFHTQLTRFV, from the exons ATGAGCTCACGTACATTTGTG TTACCGTACTCGCTAAACGTTGAAGTAGTATCACATGCGGACGCAATGCATCCACCGACATTCAACATCACGAGAGAAGGATTCGTTCCGACGGAACCGCGAACATGGAAAATCGATTTGCCTTGCACGCACACCGTCGCTGCCGAAGTGGACATTACGATATCACTGAATGTCTCTATGGGATCGACATCAACCACGCTTCACTTCAGAAGGAGGAAGATTTGTTTAAAAGAAGCGCCCAGGCCGGCGGTTAGGGTTGACAGCGTTGCACAGGCACCTACATCTGCGGACATATTCTATGCGGGAGCCGGTTGTGCAGGCGCTGCGATTCTGATAGCGGCAGTAGCGGCGGCAGCTTGTAGAGCCCGGGCAAGGAAACTCCGACGCGCACGCAGCGACGAACAGGATGCACACGCTTTCCTCCCAGACTCCTCCTGCAAGTCAGCTGCCAGTTACACCAGCTACCGACGTCCTACTTCCATCCCCGCAGCGGCAGCGGAAGAGCGCGCGAGGGACCTGCAACAGAGAATAGCAGAGTTGACGATTCAGAGATGTCGCGTCAGACTGCGCTCAGTGGCGATGGAGGGGACGTTCGGAAGAGTGTACAAGGGAACGTACGCTGATGAGGAGGCCAGGGAACAGGAGGTGCTCGTTAAGACTGTTGCAGAACATGCTTCTCAAGTGCAG GTATCATTGCTACTTCAAGAAGGCTGCATGCTCTACGGCCTGCGACATGAACGTGTACTATCAGTGCTCGGCGTTAGCATCGAAGACCAAACTGCTCCATTCCTCCTATACCCATGGGGCGCTACCTGGAGAAACCTGAAGCAATTCCTTCTGGCGTGTCGAGGAGTGACTGTGGGCGGGGCGGCGGGGAGCGCACCACCGCCGCCACCGCTTACAACACAACATGTTGTCAGAATGGCACTACACGCGCTGGATGGATTAGCGTTTTTGCACTCGCAACATGTCTTACACAAGGACATTGCTGCCAGAAATTGCAT TGTCGACGAAAACCTCCGAGTGATGATCGCCGACAACGCCCTCTCCCGCGATCTGTTCCCCGCGGACTACCACTGCCTAGGCGACAACGAGAACCGGCCCATCAAGTGGCTGGCCCTCGAAGCCCTGAGCAAACGCCAGTTCAGCCCCGCCGCTGATGTTTGGGCGCTGGGAGTGCTGCTGTGGGAGTTGACCACGTTGGCTCACCAGCCGTACGCGGAAGTAGACCCGTTTGAAGTCGCAGCGTATCTGAGGGATGGATACCGGTTACAACAGCCGGCGAACTGTCCGGAtgaatt GTTCGCTGTAATGGCGTACTGCTGGGCCATGTCGCCCGACGACCGGCCCACTCTGCCGCAGCTACAGATCTTCCTAAGGGACTTCCACACGCAACTCACGAGATTCGTCTAA
- the LOC134647310 gene encoding tyrosine-protein kinase Dnt isoform X1 — translation MKWYIFVFLLPSCLAHLNVYLSSAEVWRLLGLTAELFYVREGQINFYALNFVVPVPATIGELHFTWQSLTRRPLPYSLNVEVVSHADAMHPPTFNITREGFVPTEPRTWKIDLPCTHTVAAEVDITISLNVSMGSTSTTLHFRRRKICLKEAPRPAVRVDSVAQAPTSADIFYAGAGCAGAAILIAAVAAAACRARARKLRRARSDEQDAHAFLPDSSCKSAASYTSYRRPTSIPAAAAEERARDLQQRIAELTIQRCRVRLRSVAMEGTFGRVYKGTYADEEAREQEVLVKTVAEHASQVQVSLLLQEGCMLYGLRHERVLSVLGVSIEDQTAPFLLYPWGATWRNLKQFLLACRGVTVGGAAGSAPPPPPLTTQHVVRMALHALDGLAFLHSQHVLHKDIAARNCIVDENLRVMIADNALSRDLFPADYHCLGDNENRPIKWLALEALSKRQFSPAADVWALGVLLWELTTLAHQPYAEVDPFEVAAYLRDGYRLQQPANCPDELFAVMAYCWAMSPDDRPTLPQLQIFLRDFHTQLTRFV, via the exons GATTAACAGCGGAGCTGTTCTACGTGCGAGAGGGACAGATAAACTTCTACGCGTTGAACTTCGTGGTGCCAGTGCCGGCCACCATCGGAGAGTTGCACTTTACGTGGCAGAGCTTGACAAGGAGACCG TTACCGTACTCGCTAAACGTTGAAGTAGTATCACATGCGGACGCAATGCATCCACCGACATTCAACATCACGAGAGAAGGATTCGTTCCGACGGAACCGCGAACATGGAAAATCGATTTGCCTTGCACGCACACCGTCGCTGCCGAAGTGGACATTACGATATCACTGAATGTCTCTATGGGATCGACATCAACCACGCTTCACTTCAGAAGGAGGAAGATTTGTTTAAAAGAAGCGCCCAGGCCGGCGGTTAGGGTTGACAGCGTTGCACAGGCACCTACATCTGCGGACATATTCTATGCGGGAGCCGGTTGTGCAGGCGCTGCGATTCTGATAGCGGCAGTAGCGGCGGCAGCTTGTAGAGCCCGGGCAAGGAAACTCCGACGCGCACGCAGCGACGAACAGGATGCACACGCTTTCCTCCCAGACTCCTCCTGCAAGTCAGCTGCCAGTTACACCAGCTACCGACGTCCTACTTCCATCCCCGCAGCGGCAGCGGAAGAGCGCGCGAGGGACCTGCAACAGAGAATAGCAGAGTTGACGATTCAGAGATGTCGCGTCAGACTGCGCTCAGTGGCGATGGAGGGGACGTTCGGAAGAGTGTACAAGGGAACGTACGCTGATGAGGAGGCCAGGGAACAGGAGGTGCTCGTTAAGACTGTTGCAGAACATGCTTCTCAAGTGCAG GTATCATTGCTACTTCAAGAAGGCTGCATGCTCTACGGCCTGCGACATGAACGTGTACTATCAGTGCTCGGCGTTAGCATCGAAGACCAAACTGCTCCATTCCTCCTATACCCATGGGGCGCTACCTGGAGAAACCTGAAGCAATTCCTTCTGGCGTGTCGAGGAGTGACTGTGGGCGGGGCGGCGGGGAGCGCACCACCGCCGCCACCGCTTACAACACAACATGTTGTCAGAATGGCACTACACGCGCTGGATGGATTAGCGTTTTTGCACTCGCAACATGTCTTACACAAGGACATTGCTGCCAGAAATTGCAT TGTCGACGAAAACCTCCGAGTGATGATCGCCGACAACGCCCTCTCCCGCGATCTGTTCCCCGCGGACTACCACTGCCTAGGCGACAACGAGAACCGGCCCATCAAGTGGCTGGCCCTCGAAGCCCTGAGCAAACGCCAGTTCAGCCCCGCCGCTGATGTTTGGGCGCTGGGAGTGCTGCTGTGGGAGTTGACCACGTTGGCTCACCAGCCGTACGCGGAAGTAGACCCGTTTGAAGTCGCAGCGTATCTGAGGGATGGATACCGGTTACAACAGCCGGCGAACTGTCCGGAtgaatt GTTCGCTGTAATGGCGTACTGCTGGGCCATGTCGCCCGACGACCGGCCCACTCTGCCGCAGCTACAGATCTTCCTAAGGGACTTCCACACGCAACTCACGAGATTCGTCTAA